Proteins found in one Micrococcales bacterium genomic segment:
- the cydC gene encoding thiol reductant ABC exporter subunit CydC, whose translation MSSHPGEMNRLPAGGIGPSQKPVKWALLKATRLTGLHLGRLLAAVFFGALTQAASVALAGTSAWLIIRASQMPPVLSLQVAVVFVRTFGITRGVSRYIERLTAHRVALSGMTELRVRLYQRMAAGSPAAAASLRRGDILARIGADVEDVGDLVVRGIIPALVAAVLMVGSSAAVAIFLPPAGLALFICLALVAVGGPLLTWRAARLSERLASQARAAVATSSLDILENASELRVSGHLRRAMDGLAGHERRLFKATDATAKPTATAAFLTEAATGLALLACLVLGAWAFARGQINAVELGVITLMPMAAFESVAVLPGAAAQVFRSRMAARRIIALADAGQVAAGSPGPGRPSSKANLSQVAPDAALHAQDLACGWPGEAPVLRGVDLTLSPGQSIGLVGPSGAGKTTLLATLAGLLEPAGGRACVGQADLSGLDPGGRASTVAYIAEDAHIFATTVLENLRVARGDVTADEAVEVLETAGLSNWLQALPDGLASLLGGGGTTVSGGERRRLLLARALLSPARFILLDEPAEHLDPATANRLTSEIMTAATRAGRGVLMVSHRLSALTTAGLILVLGDGKVVESGTHLQLMERSAAYRLAMAGEEKDN comes from the coding sequence GTGAGCAGCCACCCAGGCGAGATGAATCGATTGCCGGCCGGCGGCATCGGGCCAAGCCAAAAACCAGTCAAATGGGCCCTGCTTAAGGCCACCCGCCTGACCGGTTTGCATCTGGGTCGCCTGCTGGCGGCGGTCTTCTTTGGCGCGCTAACCCAGGCCGCCTCGGTGGCCCTGGCCGGCACCAGCGCCTGGCTCATTATTCGGGCCTCGCAAATGCCACCTGTGCTGTCGCTGCAGGTGGCGGTGGTGTTTGTGCGGACCTTCGGCATCACCAGGGGTGTTTCACGCTACATCGAGCGGCTGACCGCCCACCGGGTGGCCCTATCCGGTATGACCGAGCTGCGAGTCCGGCTGTACCAGCGTATGGCCGCCGGCTCCCCAGCCGCCGCCGCCTCGCTCAGGCGCGGCGACATTCTGGCCCGGATCGGGGCCGATGTCGAGGATGTCGGTGACCTAGTTGTGCGTGGCATCATCCCGGCGCTGGTGGCGGCGGTGCTGATGGTGGGATCCTCGGCGGCAGTGGCCATCTTCCTGCCACCAGCCGGCCTGGCCCTGTTCATCTGCCTGGCGCTGGTGGCCGTTGGCGGGCCGCTGTTGACCTGGCGGGCGGCTCGCCTGAGCGAGCGGTTGGCTTCCCAGGCCCGCGCTGCGGTCGCCACATCCAGTCTTGACATTCTGGAGAACGCCTCTGAACTGCGGGTATCCGGCCATCTGCGGCGGGCCATGGACGGCTTGGCCGGGCACGAGCGGCGGTTGTTCAAGGCCACCGATGCCACCGCTAAGCCGACCGCCACGGCCGCCTTCCTAACCGAGGCCGCGACTGGCCTGGCCCTGCTGGCCTGCCTGGTGCTGGGGGCTTGGGCCTTTGCCCGCGGCCAGATCAATGCTGTCGAACTGGGTGTGATCACATTGATGCCGATGGCCGCCTTTGAGTCGGTGGCGGTGCTGCCCGGGGCGGCGGCGCAGGTTTTTCGCTCGCGTATGGCTGCCAGGCGGATTATCGCCTTGGCCGATGCCGGACAGGTGGCGGCCGGCTCGCCTGGCCCTGGCCGCCCCAGCTCCAAGGCCAACCTCAGCCAAGTTGCGCCTGACGCGGCCCTACACGCCCAGGACTTGGCCTGCGGCTGGCCAGGCGAGGCCCCGGTTCTGCGTGGCGTCGACCTGACTTTGAGCCCAGGCCAGTCGATCGGTCTGGTGGGGCCTTCCGGCGCCGGCAAAACCACTTTGCTGGCCACCTTGGCCGGGCTGTTGGAACCGGCCGGCGGGCGGGCCTGCGTTGGCCAGGCCGATCTGTCCGGCTTGGACCCGGGCGGGCGGGCCTCAACTGTGGCCTACATTGCCGAAGACGCCCATATCTTCGCCACCACCGTGCTGGAGAATCTGCGTGTGGCCCGGGGCGACGTTACGGCAGACGAGGCCGTCGAGGTGCTCGAAACCGCCGGTCTGTCGAATTGGCTGCAGGCGCTACCGGACGGGCTGGCCAGCCTGCTTGGCGGCGGCGGCACGACCGTTTCCGGCGGTGAACGCCGCCGGCTGCTGCTGGCCCGGGCTCTACTCTCACCGGCCCGCTTCATCTTGCTGGACGAGCCGGCCGAACACCTTGATCCGGCCACCGCCAACCGCCTGACCTCTGAGATCATGACTGCCGCGACGCGAGCTGGGCGTGGCGTCCTGATGGTCTCACACCGATTGTCGGCTCTGACCACAGCCGGTTTGATCTTGGTGCTGGGCGACGGCAAAGTGGTCGAAAGCGGCACACATCTTCAGCTGATGGAACGCTCGGCGGCCTATCGACTGGCCATGGCGGGCGAGGAGAAGGACAATTGA
- a CDS encoding histidine kinase — MQEIGPNADKTPARVGLPGDESTLLRAVISLSRHLGLGEVLQQLVTTAAELTGAPCAAINVLDGRGVANTFLTYGASGRVLNQLQKLAQADQVLASIPGHEVLTMGHPPPGTLPLPPGQPLLIGPILAVSVRVRHMVFAHLFLVNKPGGFVSLDTEVAAALATAAGAAIENAQLYEAAKRRENWLAAGTEITTMLLSGADEEQALSTIARRAREVAGACAAVLILPSVGGQLVMEIADGDDAEDLVGTRLPPNGRAQTVLTEGIGMIVDSLATAYTLRLAKLRSYGPALFAPMRTSGRGVGVMLLLRQPGDASFNQADLATAESFASQAALALVLSEARHASDYNSLVDERERIARDLHDLAIQQLFATGMHIETARQHASVGDEPAGLEKLLANALDSIDDTVKEIRSIVSHLRHPGTDEPLDDRLRHEASLARTLLGFAPSLVLLLDGEAVVAGAANATARTEALCQLVGASLADDVVAVAREGLSNAARHAKASSVSVTVSVVETVAAGPGRVSVMVDDDGQGIPAQRQRSSGLANLARRAAMRQGLFEAASRPEGGSHIEWSAPLT, encoded by the coding sequence GTGCAGGAAATAGGCCCAAACGCGGACAAGACTCCAGCCCGGGTGGGGCTGCCTGGCGATGAATCGACCCTGCTCAGGGCCGTCATTTCGCTGTCACGTCATTTGGGACTGGGCGAGGTGCTACAGCAACTGGTGACCACGGCGGCAGAACTAACCGGCGCCCCCTGCGCCGCCATCAACGTGCTGGACGGGCGTGGTGTGGCAAACACTTTCCTAACCTATGGTGCCTCCGGCCGGGTGCTGAACCAGTTGCAGAAGCTGGCACAGGCTGATCAGGTCCTGGCCTCGATTCCGGGCCACGAGGTCCTGACCATGGGCCACCCGCCGCCCGGGACGCTGCCCTTGCCGCCAGGCCAACCACTGCTAATTGGCCCTATTCTGGCGGTTTCGGTGCGGGTGCGGCATATGGTTTTTGCCCACTTGTTTTTGGTCAACAAGCCAGGTGGGTTCGTTTCACTCGACACTGAGGTGGCCGCCGCCCTGGCCACTGCCGCTGGTGCGGCCATCGAAAATGCCCAACTATATGAAGCCGCCAAGCGGCGCGAGAATTGGTTGGCAGCGGGCACCGAAATCACCACCATGCTGCTTTCCGGGGCGGACGAAGAACAGGCCCTGTCAACTATCGCCCGCCGGGCCCGTGAAGTGGCGGGAGCCTGCGCCGCGGTTTTGATCCTGCCTTCGGTTGGTGGCCAACTGGTGATGGAGATCGCCGATGGCGATGATGCCGAGGACCTGGTCGGCACCCGGTTGCCACCTAACGGCCGGGCTCAAACCGTGCTAACCGAGGGCATTGGCATGATTGTCGACTCCTTAGCCACGGCCTACACCTTGAGGCTGGCCAAGCTGCGGAGCTACGGGCCAGCCCTATTTGCGCCGATGCGGACCTCTGGCAGGGGCGTGGGCGTGATGCTGCTGCTGCGCCAACCGGGTGACGCTTCGTTCAATCAGGCCGATCTAGCCACGGCCGAATCGTTCGCCTCACAGGCCGCCCTGGCCCTGGTGCTGTCCGAGGCCCGCCATGCCTCGGACTACAACTCCCTGGTCGACGAACGCGAGCGAATCGCCCGCGATCTGCACGATCTGGCCATTCAGCAGTTGTTCGCCACCGGTATGCACATCGAGACTGCCCGCCAACACGCCAGCGTTGGCGATGAACCAGCCGGGCTGGAAAAACTTCTAGCCAACGCGCTTGACTCGATCGACGACACGGTCAAGGAGATTCGTTCGATCGTCTCCCACCTGCGTCACCCCGGTACCGACGAGCCGCTCGACGACCGGCTGCGCCACGAGGCCTCATTGGCCCGGACGCTACTGGGCTTTGCGCCCTCGCTGGTGCTGCTGCTGGACGGCGAGGCGGTGGTGGCTGGCGCCGCCAACGCCACAGCCAGGACCGAGGCGCTGTGCCAGCTGGTTGGCGCCTCCCTGGCCGACGATGTGGTGGCCGTGGCCCGCGAAGGGCTGTCAAATGCCGCCAGGCATGCCAAAGCCTCGTCAGTTTCGGTGACCGTGTCAGTGGTGGAGACAGTCGCGGCAGGTCCCGGCCGGGTGTCAGTGATGGTTGACGATGACGGCCAGGGCATTCCGGCTCAGCGTCAGCGGTCATCGGGTTTGGCCAATTTGGCCCGCCGGGCCGCTATGCGCCAGGGTTTGTTTGAGGCCGCTAGCCGGCCGGAGGGCGGCTCACATATCGAGTGGTCGGCCCCACTAACCTGA
- a CDS encoding response regulator transcription factor, producing the protein MIVDDHEVVRRGIAEVVERSDGMRVTAEAGSVAEALRRAVLVNPQVILVDLRLPDGTGIDLMRQLRGVAPDVRPVVLTSFDDDDALAAALEVGAAAFLLKSVRGAEIADVIRAVAAGRTLLDERTLTRRRADHEDPTADLTPSEHRVLGLIGEGLSNREIAERLGVAEKTVKNHITSLLAKMGLQRRTQVAAWVAAKESASWRA; encoded by the coding sequence ATGATTGTCGATGACCATGAAGTGGTGCGCCGCGGCATCGCAGAAGTTGTCGAGCGTTCTGACGGCATGCGGGTGACGGCCGAGGCCGGTTCGGTGGCCGAGGCCCTGCGCCGCGCCGTCCTAGTCAACCCACAGGTGATTCTGGTTGATCTGCGACTGCCGGACGGCACCGGGATCGACCTGATGCGGCAATTGCGTGGGGTTGCACCTGATGTCCGTCCCGTCGTCCTGACCAGCTTCGATGATGATGATGCTCTGGCCGCGGCCCTCGAAGTTGGCGCAGCCGCCTTCCTACTCAAGTCAGTTCGAGGCGCCGAGATCGCTGATGTGATTAGGGCAGTGGCGGCCGGGCGAACTCTGCTTGATGAGCGCACGCTGACTCGCCGCCGGGCCGACCACGAGGACCCCACCGCTGACCTGACCCCATCCGAACATCGGGTGCTGGGGCTAATCGGCGAGGGGCTTTCGAACCGCGAAATCGCCGAACGTCTAGGTGTGGCGGAAAAAACCGTCAAGAACCACATCACCTCCCTGCTAGCCAAAATGGGCCTGCAACGCCGCACCCAAGTGGCCGCCTGGGTGGCCGCCAAGGAATCAGCTTCCTGGCGCGCCTAA
- the rnc gene encoding ribonuclease III: MSPAARSGSAAALLDALGIDLDPELLVLALTHRSFAHEAGGIPTNERLEFLGDAVVGVIVTEQLFRQHPDRPEGDLAKMRAASVSQRSLASLARSIDLGKHILLGKGESTSGGARKDSILSDTLEALIGAVYLSYGLEVSRTVVLKLMGETLEKAAKLGAGLDWKTSLQELAASLDRGVVEYHTDSSGPDHARIFEARAVVGGETEGRGMGTAKKVAEQEAAENAYQRLVEQTAAEA; this comes from the coding sequence ATGAGCCCCGCGGCGCGAAGCGGTTCAGCCGCCGCGTTGTTGGACGCGCTTGGGATTGACCTTGATCCCGAGCTGCTGGTGCTTGCCCTGACACACCGCTCCTTTGCCCATGAGGCTGGCGGCATCCCAACCAACGAACGACTCGAATTCCTTGGAGACGCTGTGGTTGGCGTGATCGTGACAGAGCAGCTTTTCCGCCAACACCCCGACCGGCCGGAAGGCGATTTGGCCAAAATGCGGGCGGCCTCGGTTTCGCAACGGTCGCTGGCTAGCCTGGCCCGGTCGATTGACTTGGGTAAACATATCCTCCTTGGCAAAGGCGAGTCGACCTCTGGAGGGGCCAGGAAGGACTCGATCCTCTCTGACACGCTCGAAGCCCTAATCGGTGCCGTCTACTTGAGCTACGGCCTAGAGGTATCCCGCACGGTGGTGCTGAAGCTAATGGGTGAGACGCTGGAAAAGGCGGCCAAACTGGGGGCCGGCCTGGATTGGAAGACATCACTCCAAGAGTTGGCGGCATCGCTGGATCGCGGCGTGGTCGAATACCACACCGATTCCTCCGGCCCCGACCACGCCCGCATCTTCGAGGCCCGGGCCGTGGTTGGTGGCGAGACTGAAGGCCGAGGTATGGGTACGGCCAAGAAGGTGGCTGAGCAAGAGGCCGCCGAAAACGCCTACCAGCGTTTGGTCGAACAGACCGCGGCCGAGGCCTGA
- the rpmF gene encoding 50S ribosomal protein L32 has translation MAVPKRRTSRANTHARRSQWKASPATLTTCPRCKEPTRPHTACPACGTYEGKLYAAAQRSEHEA, from the coding sequence GTGGCCGTACCAAAGCGCAGGACCAGCCGGGCCAACACCCATGCCCGCCGGTCGCAGTGGAAAGCTAGTCCAGCGACGCTGACGACTTGCCCGCGCTGCAAAGAACCGACCCGTCCGCACACCGCTTGCCCGGCTTGCGGCACCTATGAAGGCAAGCTGTACGCCGCAGCTCAGCGCAGCGAACACGAGGCCTAG
- a CDS encoding DUF177 domain-containing protein — translation MSVHELARQPGASRQLDLAVKAPMGMGSPVIEVLEGQELGLELLLESVLEGVLASGTVTTEAQGQCVRCLSPLLLPVEVSFQELFSYPERVVAATEAGDLDNDSLQVIDDLVDLNIPVRDAVVLALPFRPLCQDSCPGLCSECGVELAGQVDHTHAKVDPRWSPLEQLAIEREEKS, via the coding sequence GTGTCAGTTCACGAACTGGCCCGCCAGCCGGGGGCTTCGCGTCAGCTGGACTTGGCTGTCAAGGCGCCCATGGGAATGGGCAGCCCGGTTATCGAGGTGCTCGAAGGCCAAGAGCTTGGACTTGAGCTGTTGCTTGAATCGGTCTTGGAGGGTGTTTTGGCCTCCGGCACCGTCACAACCGAGGCTCAGGGTCAATGCGTTCGCTGCCTGTCACCTCTGCTGTTGCCGGTTGAGGTGTCGTTCCAAGAGCTTTTCAGTTACCCCGAGCGGGTGGTTGCCGCAACCGAGGCGGGTGACCTTGACAATGACAGCCTTCAAGTCATCGACGACCTGGTTGACCTGAACATCCCTGTGAGAGACGCGGTGGTGCTAGCCTTGCCATTCCGGCCGTTGTGCCAGGATAGCTGCCCGGGGCTATGCTCCGAATGCGGCGTCGAATTGGCCGGTCAGGTTGATCACACCCATGCCAAGGTAGACCCCAGGTGGTCGCCCCTGGAACAATTAGCGATAGAGCGAGAAGAGAAGAGTTAG
- the coaD gene encoding pantetheine-phosphate adenylyltransferase → MTSPFDAASPAAQATPLLSLEPPGRPSIAVVPGSYDPITLGHRDVILRAATLFDRVVVAVGANQDKSPLFDLATRLELIKASLPLEPRIEVAAVPGLLADFCRQRGAHAIVKGLRGGSDLEHEEPMALVNRDQAALETIFLPASPAYGYVSSSIVRDVARHGGQVGRYVTEAVEAALKKVAI, encoded by the coding sequence ATGACCAGTCCGTTCGATGCGGCCAGCCCGGCTGCCCAAGCCACGCCGCTACTGAGCCTCGAACCCCCGGGAAGACCCTCGATCGCGGTTGTGCCCGGTTCGTATGACCCGATTACCCTGGGGCACCGCGATGTCATTTTGCGGGCCGCAACCCTATTCGACCGCGTCGTTGTGGCCGTTGGTGCCAACCAAGACAAGTCCCCACTTTTCGATCTAGCCACCAGGCTTGAACTGATCAAAGCGTCGCTGCCGCTCGAGCCCCGGATTGAAGTGGCGGCGGTTCCCGGGCTGCTGGCTGACTTCTGCCGCCAGCGCGGCGCCCACGCCATTGTCAAGGGCTTGCGCGGTGGCTCGGACCTGGAGCACGAAGAGCCAATGGCCCTAGTCAACCGGGATCAGGCCGCCTTAGAGACCATTTTCTTACCGGCCAGTCCAGCCTATGGTTACGTCTCCTCGTCGATTGTGCGGGACGTCGCCCGCCACGGCGGCCAGGTTGGCCGTTATGTCACCGAGGCGGTTGAGGCCGCTCTAAAGAAAGTTGCGATCTAG
- a CDS encoding RsmD family RNA methyltransferase encodes MTRIIAGLAGGRVLKVPKRGTRPTSDRVRESLFGYLEAHLDGFAGLAVLDLYAGSGALGLEAISRGAGRSLLVESDRQAAAVARANATAVTGCEPALALGKPAASPSQDDRQGQAGDIGQVSLLLGRVERVIRGPLPGEPFDLVFIDPPYDLPATALDRVLGQLAQVGHLAAGAMVLVERATQAPAPTWPRGWMALDRRGYGETTIHFAASSEPAG; translated from the coding sequence GTGACCAGGATCATTGCCGGTCTGGCCGGTGGCCGGGTGCTCAAGGTACCCAAACGTGGCACCAGGCCGACCTCTGACCGGGTGCGTGAATCGCTGTTCGGCTACCTTGAGGCCCACCTGGACGGCTTCGCCGGACTGGCGGTGCTTGACCTGTACGCCGGTTCGGGTGCGTTGGGGCTTGAAGCCATTTCCCGCGGGGCCGGGCGGAGCCTGCTGGTCGAATCAGACCGCCAAGCGGCCGCAGTGGCCAGAGCCAACGCCACCGCCGTGACCGGCTGCGAGCCGGCCCTAGCTCTAGGCAAACCGGCCGCGAGCCCGTCGCAAGATGACAGGCAGGGCCAGGCGGGCGACATCGGGCAGGTCTCTTTGCTACTGGGCCGGGTCGAAAGGGTCATCCGTGGCCCGCTTCCGGGCGAACCGTTCGATCTGGTTTTCATCGACCCGCCCTATGATCTGCCGGCCACCGCTCTGGACCGGGTGCTGGGTCAACTGGCCCAGGTAGGCCACCTGGCGGCCGGGGCCATGGTGCTGGTTGAAAGGGCGACCCAGGCTCCGGCGCCCACCTGGCCGCGCGGCTGGATGGCACTGGACCGGCGCGGCTACGGCGAGACCACCATCCACTTCGCCGCCAGTTCTGAACCGGCTGGCTAG
- a CDS encoding ATP-dependent DNA helicase RecG, translating to MVEPGSFGQAGGAVEAGRAFMARPLTRLLGAKASKLGSLGLSTVADLLYNFPRRYEDPAKATNLSSLRVGEFVSVMAQVLRASARRARSGKKTILSVVVSDGERALSLTHFLSRTWQVDWFLEQYRPGRMGLFSGQVNLYNNQPQLVHPKVIWVASEQQGDEAWIEAGRPTPIYAANAQVESAQIQLAVRTLIDQMGGLELPDPLPAALVEEHGLAPLDKGLRLIHQPRVDSDWRTGRARFRFEEAFVVQTALARRRQELAAIQTTARPATAKGLVDQLDARLPFQLTDDQQEVGQLISQMLAQRQPMNQLLQGDVGSGKTVVALRAMLQVVESGGQAALLAPTEVLAGQHHKTIQALLADLCDQGGGGVGVRLLIGSIPAKTKDTIRSDIAAGTAQIVVGTHALLQTSVAFKDLGLVVVDEQHRFGVEQRDQLRRGDGPPPHLLVMTATPIPRTIAMTVFGDLGQLTLAHSPPGRPEVKTVWVNPDNHPHWIDRVWQRLAEEVRAGHRAFVVVPAIEPGEVEPGAMLISEEAVSPLLFGTPAGPVAASKRPMASVAQTLTELRARPDLAAVRFAPMHSRVRSEQKDQVMAAFGRGDIDALVTTTVIEVGIDVPAATTLVVLDADRFGLSQLHQLRGRIGRGSHESVCLLVSNAAPESIAAKRLAALAAHRDGFALAEIDLQTRHQGDILGTAQSGHRGALRLIDVTRDAELIGQCRQAAQNVVAADRDLANHPALAWAVGNLVGDREDFLERG from the coding sequence ATGGTTGAGCCCGGGTCATTTGGCCAGGCCGGTGGGGCGGTTGAGGCCGGGCGCGCCTTCATGGCGCGGCCGCTGACTCGCTTGCTTGGAGCCAAGGCCAGCAAACTGGGGTCATTGGGGTTGTCCACCGTGGCGGACCTGCTCTACAACTTCCCCCGCCGTTATGAGGATCCGGCCAAAGCCACCAATCTGTCTAGCCTCAGGGTGGGTGAGTTTGTCTCGGTTATGGCCCAGGTCCTCAGGGCCTCTGCTCGCCGGGCCCGCTCCGGCAAGAAGACCATTTTGTCGGTGGTGGTTAGCGACGGTGAACGGGCTCTGTCTCTGACCCATTTCTTGTCTAGGACCTGGCAAGTTGACTGGTTTCTGGAGCAGTACCGGCCCGGCCGGATGGGGTTATTCAGCGGCCAAGTCAACTTGTACAACAACCAGCCGCAACTGGTACATCCCAAGGTCATTTGGGTTGCCAGCGAGCAACAAGGCGACGAGGCTTGGATTGAGGCTGGCCGGCCCACGCCGATCTACGCCGCCAACGCCCAGGTCGAATCAGCCCAGATCCAGTTGGCGGTGCGCACCTTGATTGACCAGATGGGCGGGCTGGAGCTGCCCGATCCGCTGCCGGCGGCGCTGGTCGAGGAACACGGTTTGGCGCCCCTAGACAAGGGCCTACGCCTGATCCACCAGCCCAGAGTCGATTCTGACTGGCGGACCGGCCGGGCTCGGTTCCGCTTCGAAGAAGCCTTCGTTGTGCAAACCGCATTGGCCAGGCGTCGCCAAGAGCTGGCCGCCATCCAGACCACCGCCCGCCCGGCCACGGCGAAAGGCCTGGTGGACCAGCTTGATGCCCGCCTGCCCTTCCAGCTAACTGATGATCAGCAGGAAGTTGGCCAACTAATTAGCCAAATGCTGGCTCAACGCCAGCCGATGAACCAGTTGCTGCAAGGCGACGTTGGCTCCGGCAAAACGGTCGTGGCGCTTAGAGCCATGCTTCAAGTCGTAGAGTCCGGAGGCCAGGCTGCCTTGCTGGCACCAACCGAGGTCCTGGCCGGTCAGCACCACAAGACCATCCAGGCGTTGCTGGCTGACCTGTGTGACCAGGGTGGTGGCGGTGTGGGCGTTCGCCTGCTGATCGGCTCGATCCCGGCTAAAACCAAAGACACCATTAGAAGCGATATTGCCGCTGGCACGGCCCAGATTGTGGTTGGCACTCACGCCCTGCTACAAACTTCTGTGGCTTTCAAAGACCTGGGTCTGGTGGTGGTGGACGAGCAGCACCGCTTTGGAGTTGAACAGCGCGACCAGCTGCGCCGCGGTGATGGCCCACCGCCGCACTTACTGGTAATGACGGCTACGCCCATCCCGCGCACCATCGCCATGACGGTCTTTGGCGACTTGGGGCAGCTGACCTTGGCCCATTCGCCGCCGGGCCGCCCGGAGGTCAAAACGGTTTGGGTCAACCCAGACAACCACCCGCATTGGATCGACCGGGTTTGGCAGCGCCTAGCCGAGGAAGTCCGGGCCGGCCACCGAGCCTTCGTAGTGGTGCCGGCCATTGAACCGGGTGAGGTCGAACCCGGTGCCATGTTGATTAGCGAAGAGGCGGTCAGCCCGCTGCTGTTTGGCACGCCGGCGGGCCCTGTGGCCGCGTCCAAACGGCCGATGGCGTCTGTTGCGCAGACTTTGACCGAGCTGCGGGCGCGGCCGGACCTGGCCGCTGTCCGCTTTGCACCAATGCACTCGCGCGTTCGGTCTGAACAGAAAGACCAGGTGATGGCGGCTTTTGGCCGCGGTGACATAGACGCGCTGGTGACCACCACGGTGATTGAGGTTGGTATTGACGTGCCGGCCGCCACCACCCTGGTGGTCCTAGATGCCGACCGGTTTGGCTTGTCTCAGCTGCATCAGCTGCGCGGCCGGATCGGTCGGGGCAGCCACGAATCGGTCTGCTTGCTGGTGTCAAACGCGGCACCAGAATCGATAGCGGCCAAGCGGCTAGCCGCCCTGGCGGCGCATCGGGATGGTTTCGCCTTGGCGGAAATCGACCTGCAAACCCGTCATCAAGGCGACATTTTGGGTACGGCTCAATCCGGCCACCGCGGCGCCCTGCGTCTGATCGACGTCACTCGTGACGCCGAGCTAATTGGCCAATGTCGCCAGGCGGCGCAAAATGTGGTGGCAGCCGACCGGGACTTAGCCAACCACCCGGCCTTGGCCTGGGCGGTTGGCAACCTGGTCGGTGATAGAGAAGACTTCCTGGAGCGCGGATAG